In one window of Paraflavitalea soli DNA:
- a CDS encoding T9SS-dependent choice-of-anchor J family protein: MKKSYLIMLAFLCLATQPLRAQVSITSTTYTQNFDGLAASGTNNGWTDNTTITGWYSSRTTYNASAGTSNTGSLYSFGTGTDPERALGSAASGGTGTVYYGVRLKNFSLQSISSIRVKYRGEQWRNGGNAAAQPLSFAWLSGATVTSLTAPGYTGVPALTFTSPVTGATAAAVDGNANFTNLDFTLTGLSVGSGQEIMLRWEDINDAGNDHGLAIDSLDLTFTFSVDTDPPTITRLTPLNRSVGVPQSGLFTIAFTENVAVGMGNIYVQLASDNSIVQTIPAASASVTGNEASFPVSGLLPLTDYYIKMDSGVFNDFAANAFRGITDSTYWRFQTQGPGGSFSYSFNTCANPALDGGFTQYSYETGNAADSIWACSDFGRGSGKALQMNAGLTALPNQDWLISPALDLTAYNIPLLRFYSRTRFEGPGLQLKVSTNYSGSGDPALATWTSLAGKFPNENSDVWTLSDSINLSAYKQAGVYLAWVYTSTSLEGPRWSIDDVQIFNAATAAVPYAKVFNYYKNLGVASTGSPSPWRTIDYEAADITNNLTITAPAGFEVSADGTTGSGSIVLTPAQANGAHTFYTRLAPLANNADYAGVITLDATGLSRSFPVFGSSQTGTSTLDIICWNVEWFGGSQGPTDNDLQQTNVQQVLQNLGADVYALEEVVDTLRLKAVVDNLPGYAYKISYYTSSAPDPGSGNYATGQKLALVYKTAVLSNVSARGLMQSSPSASSNWASGRFPFLVNADATINGVTRNINFIVLHGKSGDALSDYNARKAGIDELKDTLDAQFSTANVIILGDYNDDLDISISAPAGGGPVSSYTTLISDSTDADSYKALSLPLSKAGLRSTKANSDVIDHMVVSNELQAVFVAGSIQLRKDMEDVITDYAITTSDHYPVIARFDLSALLPVRLSAFTAVRKNDQAELNWKTTQENNSKEFIVERSADGVHFTAIGKVKAGGNTTTTIRYTFTDVQPLQGNNYYRLNQVDLDGRAELSAIVKLVMGKNFSLSFGPNPVTNTLTINIQNNPAPLSIQLTDLNGRLLRQRNLSAATGQTVDFKVNSLSKGMYLLKISGADGTRTEKIMIK; this comes from the coding sequence ATGAAAAAAAGCTACTTGATCATGCTGGCATTCCTATGCCTGGCAACCCAACCACTGCGGGCACAGGTAAGTATTACCAGTACCACTTACACCCAAAATTTCGATGGCCTGGCTGCTTCCGGCACCAACAATGGCTGGACCGATAACACCACCATTACCGGTTGGTATTCATCCAGAACTACTTACAATGCCAGCGCCGGAACCTCCAATACCGGATCACTCTACAGTTTTGGCACCGGCACCGACCCCGAAAGAGCACTGGGTTCAGCTGCCTCGGGTGGCACAGGCACCGTGTACTATGGCGTTCGCCTGAAAAACTTTAGCCTGCAGAGCATCAGCTCCATCCGGGTAAAATACCGGGGTGAGCAATGGCGCAATGGCGGCAATGCCGCTGCGCAACCCCTCAGCTTCGCCTGGCTCTCCGGTGCCACCGTCACCAGTCTTACCGCACCAGGCTACACAGGTGTACCCGCCTTAACCTTTACCAGCCCCGTCACAGGCGCAACTGCCGCCGCGGTAGACGGCAATGCCAACTTTACCAACCTCGATTTTACCCTTACCGGTCTTTCTGTAGGCTCAGGCCAGGAGATCATGCTTCGCTGGGAAGACATCAACGATGCCGGTAATGACCACGGATTGGCCATTGACAGCCTCGATCTTACTTTTACATTTAGTGTTGATACAGATCCTCCCACCATCACCAGGCTTACCCCTTTGAATCGATCCGTAGGTGTACCACAAAGCGGACTATTTACCATCGCCTTCACTGAAAATGTGGCAGTGGGTATGGGTAATATTTATGTTCAACTGGCATCCGATAACAGCATCGTACAAACCATTCCCGCCGCCAGCGCTTCCGTTACCGGCAACGAAGCCTCCTTCCCTGTAAGCGGTCTCCTTCCCCTTACCGATTATTATATCAAAATGGATAGTGGCGTATTTAATGACTTTGCAGCTAATGCATTCCGTGGTATTACCGATAGCACTTATTGGCGTTTTCAAACCCAGGGCCCCGGCGGCAGCTTTAGCTATTCTTTCAATACCTGCGCCAACCCGGCCCTGGATGGAGGGTTTACCCAATATAGTTATGAGACCGGTAATGCCGCCGATTCTATCTGGGCATGTTCCGATTTTGGCAGGGGCAGTGGCAAAGCCCTGCAAATGAATGCCGGCCTTACAGCCCTCCCCAACCAGGATTGGTTGATATCGCCCGCACTCGATCTCACTGCTTATAATATTCCGCTGTTGCGCTTTTATAGCCGCACCCGCTTTGAAGGGCCCGGCCTGCAATTAAAAGTATCCACCAATTATAGTGGTTCCGGTGATCCCGCCCTCGCCACCTGGACCAGCCTGGCTGGTAAATTCCCCAATGAGAACAGCGATGTATGGACATTGTCCGACAGCATCAATCTGTCCGCATACAAACAGGCAGGCGTATACCTGGCCTGGGTGTATACTTCCACTTCCCTGGAAGGCCCACGCTGGAGCATTGATGATGTGCAAATCTTCAATGCTGCCACAGCAGCCGTCCCTTACGCCAAAGTATTCAACTATTATAAGAACCTTGGGGTAGCTTCCACCGGTAGTCCTTCTCCCTGGAGAACGATTGACTATGAAGCAGCCGATATTACCAACAACCTTACCATCACTGCTCCGGCAGGCTTTGAAGTATCGGCAGATGGCACCACTGGTTCAGGCTCCATTGTATTAACTCCTGCACAGGCCAACGGCGCCCATACGTTTTACACACGCCTGGCGCCCCTTGCCAACAATGCAGACTATGCCGGCGTGATCACCCTGGATGCCACCGGCCTGTCCCGCAGTTTCCCGGTATTTGGCAGTTCTCAAACAGGAACCAGCACACTGGATATCATTTGCTGGAACGTAGAATGGTTTGGCGGTTCACAGGGCCCTACGGATAACGATCTTCAACAAACCAATGTACAGCAGGTGCTGCAAAACCTCGGCGCCGATGTATATGCCCTGGAAGAAGTGGTCGATACCCTGCGCCTGAAAGCCGTGGTAGATAACCTGCCCGGGTATGCTTATAAAATATCTTACTACACCTCCTCTGCGCCCGACCCCGGCAGCGGCAACTATGCCACCGGCCAAAAACTGGCACTCGTGTACAAAACAGCTGTACTGAGCAATGTGAGCGCCCGCGGATTAATGCAATCAAGCCCCTCGGCCAGCTCCAATTGGGCCAGTGGTCGCTTTCCCTTCCTGGTCAATGCAGATGCTACCATCAATGGTGTTACCCGGAATATCAACTTCATTGTGCTGCATGGAAAATCGGGTGATGCACTCAGTGATTACAATGCACGCAAAGCCGGCATCGACGAATTGAAAGACACCCTTGATGCCCAATTCAGCACCGCCAATGTGATCATACTCGGTGATTATAATGATGACCTGGATATTTCTATCTCAGCTCCTGCCGGCGGTGGACCTGTTTCTTCCTACACTACACTCATCAGCGATTCAACCGATGCCGATAGCTACAAAGCGCTTTCGTTGCCACTGAGTAAGGCAGGACTGCGGAGCACCAAGGCCAATAGTGATGTGATTGACCATATGGTCGTATCCAATGAATTGCAGGCAGTATTTGTAGCAGGTTCCATACAACTGCGCAAGGATATGGAAGATGTGATCACCGATTATGCCATCACTACTTCCGACCACTACCCTGTAATAGCCCGTTTCGACCTCAGTGCTTTACTGCCCGTAAGATTATCAGCCTTCACGGCTGTAAGGAAAAACGATCAGGCAGAACTGAACTGGAAAACAACACAGGAAAACAACAGCAAGGAGTTTATTGTAGAAAGAAGCGCAGACGGCGTTCACTTTACAGCGATCGGAAAAGTAAAAGCAGGTGGCAATACAACCACCACTATCCGGTATACTTTTACAGATGTACAACCATTGCAGGGCAACAATTATTACCGCCTTAACCAGGTAGACCTCGATGGCCGTGCAGAACTATCTGCTATCGTGAAACTAGTAATGGGTAAAAACTTCTCCCTGAGTTTTGGTCCCAATCCCGTCACCAACACCTTAACCATTAATATCCAAAACAACCCTGCACCCTTGAGCATCCAGCTTACGGACCTCAATGGCCGTTTGCTCAGGCAGCGCAACCTGTCTGCAGCCACTGGCCAAACCGTTGACTTCAAGGTAAACAGCCTATCCAAAGGAATGTACCTCCTGAAGATCAGCGGAGCCGATGGCACGAGGACAGAGAAGATCATGATCAAATAG
- the recJ gene encoding single-stranded-DNA-specific exonuclease RecJ, whose amino-acid sequence MQKRWNILTADEGKVTALYESLKIHPALCKVLVQRGISDFAIAKQYFRPQLSDLHDPWLMKDMEKAVTRILTAFDQQEKILVFGDYDVDGITSVSCMFSFLKKHYDPEKLDFYIPHRYREGYGISKQGIDFAAENGFTLIISLDCGIKSVDLIAYAKELGIDFVVCDHHTPDAILPPAVAILNPKQSDCPYPYKELCGCGVGFKLISALTQRLGLPAAEAEEYLDLVATAIAADIVPMTGENRILAFFGLKKANERPNYGISALKLLSKLESALFINSLVFMIAPRVNAAGRMDDARKAVQMFIASSGEEAHQYAEMLHSDNTNRKEADKNITDEALALIEGNTEFLQRKSTVIYQPHWHKGVVGIVASRLIDHYYRPTIVLTQSGEYVAGSARSVAGFNVYEAIHQCKDLLLGYGGHFYAAGMTLEPGNVDAFRARFEEVVAATITPDLLIPEIIIDGEIPFKDLKPAFYNIIHQMEPFGPDNLKPIWVTKNVMNSGYSRVVKDNHIKFSLRQDNILFNGIGFNMARKFHLLQEQKPLDIVFTLDENVWNDEKHLQLKVIDLRLSEA is encoded by the coding sequence ATGCAGAAACGATGGAATATACTGACAGCAGATGAAGGCAAAGTAACAGCGTTATACGAATCCCTGAAAATACATCCCGCCTTGTGTAAAGTGCTGGTACAGCGTGGTATAAGCGACTTCGCCATCGCCAAACAATATTTCCGTCCCCAGCTCTCAGATCTTCATGATCCCTGGCTCATGAAAGATATGGAAAAAGCAGTGACCCGTATCCTTACTGCCTTTGACCAACAGGAAAAAATACTGGTATTCGGAGACTATGACGTGGATGGCATCACCTCCGTGTCCTGCATGTTCAGCTTCCTGAAAAAGCACTATGACCCTGAAAAACTAGACTTTTATATCCCCCACCGCTACCGCGAAGGGTATGGCATTTCCAAACAGGGTATTGACTTTGCTGCCGAAAACGGATTTACCCTCATTATTTCCCTGGATTGTGGCATCAAATCCGTCGATCTGATCGCTTATGCCAAGGAACTGGGGATTGATTTTGTGGTGTGTGATCACCACACCCCGGATGCCATCCTTCCCCCGGCAGTAGCCATCCTCAATCCCAAACAATCGGATTGCCCTTACCCGTATAAGGAACTTTGTGGCTGCGGGGTAGGCTTTAAACTGATCTCGGCCCTCACCCAACGCCTGGGTCTTCCGGCAGCAGAAGCTGAGGAATACCTCGACCTCGTAGCCACGGCCATCGCTGCCGATATTGTACCCATGACCGGGGAAAACCGGATCCTTGCCTTTTTTGGGTTAAAGAAAGCCAATGAGCGCCCCAATTATGGCATCAGCGCCCTGAAGTTGCTCAGCAAACTGGAATCGGCCCTGTTTATCAATAGTCTCGTATTCATGATAGCGCCCCGGGTCAATGCCGCCGGGCGCATGGACGATGCCCGCAAAGCAGTGCAGATGTTCATTGCTTCCAGCGGAGAAGAAGCCCATCAATACGCCGAGATGCTGCATTCGGACAATACCAACCGCAAAGAAGCCGATAAGAACATTACCGATGAAGCGCTGGCCCTTATAGAAGGCAATACCGAATTCCTGCAACGCAAGTCAACGGTCATCTATCAACCCCACTGGCACAAAGGCGTAGTAGGTATCGTAGCCTCCCGGCTTATCGATCATTATTACCGCCCTACCATCGTACTCACACAATCCGGTGAATACGTGGCAGGTTCTGCACGCAGTGTGGCCGGCTTCAATGTATATGAAGCCATTCACCAGTGCAAGGACCTCCTGCTGGGCTACGGCGGTCATTTTTATGCGGCCGGTATGACCCTTGAACCGGGCAATGTGGATGCCTTCCGCGCCCGCTTTGAAGAAGTAGTGGCAGCTACCATCACCCCCGACCTGCTGATCCCGGAGATCATCATCGACGGGGAGATCCCATTCAAAGACCTGAAACCGGCTTTTTACAACATCATTCACCAGATGGAGCCCTTCGGACCGGATAACCTGAAGCCGATATGGGTGACCAAAAATGTAATGAACAGCGGTTATTCAAGAGTGGTGAAAGACAACCATATTAAATTCTCCCTGCGGCAGGACAATATTCTGTTCAATGGCATTGGGTTCAATATGGCCCGTAAGTTCCACCTGCTGCAGGAACAAAAGCCACTCGATATCGTTTTCACCCTCGATGAGAATGTGTGGAATGATGAAAAACATTTACAACTAAAAGTAATTGACCTCAGGCTCTCTGAAGCATAA
- a CDS encoding outer membrane protein assembly factor BamD: MKSALIIVFFALGIASCSKFAKVQKSNDYDYKLRMAEKYYVAKKYNYAKQLYEELFPLLKGQPQFEDLFYKFAYCAYYLRDWMNAENLFKQFVEVFPNSPRAEEMEYMRAYTYYKQSPKTPLDQTNTQKTIGLMQTFINTHAGSTRIKEATEIIDKCRMKLEAKEHLSAELYYNMGKYRAAAIAYTSLMNDFPDSQKSDEYKFRIIKSYFEFASNSYEEKKPARFEQVITECNDFVDRFPESKLLKEVERYSTISRNNIKEISKVTK, translated from the coding sequence ATGAAGTCAGCGCTGATAATTGTATTTTTCGCTTTAGGGATTGCATCCTGTTCAAAGTTTGCCAAAGTGCAGAAGAGTAATGATTATGATTACAAACTGCGGATGGCGGAAAAGTATTACGTAGCCAAGAAGTACAATTACGCCAAACAACTGTATGAAGAGCTGTTCCCCTTGCTGAAAGGGCAGCCGCAGTTTGAAGATCTTTTCTATAAGTTCGCCTATTGCGCTTATTACCTGCGTGATTGGATGAATGCCGAAAACCTGTTCAAACAGTTTGTAGAGGTATTCCCCAATAGTCCCCGGGCAGAGGAAATGGAGTATATGCGGGCCTATACGTATTACAAGCAATCGCCCAAAACTCCCCTGGACCAGACCAATACGCAGAAGACAATCGGGTTGATGCAGACTTTTATCAACACGCATGCTGGTTCCACGAGAATAAAAGAAGCTACGGAGATCATTGATAAATGTCGCATGAAGCTGGAAGCGAAGGAACACCTGAGTGCTGAGCTATATTATAATATGGGTAAATACCGGGCGGCTGCGATCGCTTACACCAGTTTGATGAATGACTTTCCGGATTCACAAAAAAGTGATGAATACAAGTTCCGGATCATCAAATCCTATTTCGAGTTTGCATCCAATAGTTACGAAGAAAAGAAACCAGCCCGTTTTGAACAGGTAATTACTGAATGCAACGATTTTGTGGACCGTTTCCCGGAAAGCAAACTATTAAAAGAAGTAGAGCGTTATTCTACCATATCGCGAAACAACATTAAAGAAATCAGTAAAGTCACTAAATAA
- a CDS encoding polyprenyl synthetase family protein, with amino-acid sequence MKLSQAILRDELAEFEKQFREAVKSQTPLLDRIMRFIVNRKGKQLRPMFVLLAAKLCGPVTASSYRAASLVELLHTATLVHDDVVDESLERRGFFSTYALWKTKISVLVGDYLLAKGMLLSLDHADFRILQILSDAIRRMSEGELLQLEKSRTLNLKEDVYFEIITGKTASLLASACAAGAWSVTQNETTTEKMRLFGEKVGIAFQIKDDLFDYGSDSIGKPTGNDIKEKKLTLPLIYTLNNSDATTRRRLIYIIKNHNKDAGKVQEVIDTVKRAGGIEYTEQKMFAYRDEALSILQEFNNPEVQQGLEELVRFTTDRKY; translated from the coding sequence ATGAAACTATCACAGGCTATACTACGCGATGAATTAGCTGAATTTGAGAAACAATTCCGGGAAGCAGTTAAAAGCCAAACGCCTTTGCTGGACCGTATTATGCGGTTCATTGTAAACCGCAAAGGCAAGCAACTGAGACCCATGTTTGTCCTCCTCGCCGCCAAGTTATGTGGCCCTGTAACCGCTTCCTCCTACCGGGCAGCCTCCCTGGTCGAACTCCTCCATACTGCCACCCTGGTACACGACGATGTGGTGGATGAATCGCTGGAACGCCGGGGCTTTTTTTCCACCTATGCACTGTGGAAAACCAAAATTTCCGTGCTCGTAGGCGATTATCTCCTGGCAAAAGGGATGCTCCTTTCACTAGACCATGCTGATTTCAGGATCCTCCAGATACTTTCCGACGCAATCCGCCGTATGAGCGAAGGAGAATTGCTGCAACTGGAAAAATCCCGGACACTCAACCTTAAAGAAGACGTCTATTTTGAGATCATAACCGGCAAAACCGCCTCCCTGCTCGCTTCCGCCTGCGCTGCCGGCGCCTGGTCGGTCACCCAAAATGAGACCACCACTGAAAAAATGCGCCTTTTCGGCGAAAAAGTGGGGATTGCCTTCCAGATCAAAGACGATTTGTTCGACTATGGCAGCGACTCCATCGGCAAACCTACCGGCAACGACATCAAAGAAAAAAAACTCACCCTGCCACTTATATACACTCTTAACAATTCTGATGCCACTACCCGCCGCAGGCTTATTTACATTATCAAAAACCACAATAAGGATGCCGGGAAGGTTCAGGAAGTTATCGATACCGTCAAGCGGGCCGGGGGTATCGAATACACCGAACAAAAGATGTTTGCCTATCGTGACGAGGCTTTGAGTATATTACAGGAATTTAATAACCCGGAAGTGCAGCAGGGCCTGGAAGAACTGGTCCGGTTTACCACAGACAGAAAGTATTAA
- a CDS encoding OmpA family protein, giving the protein MASKKYTGLFGLLCLLASGSFAQIGGSYDVQDSSVIPSKRLPQHSEFMANNYPFPAKPRNRWEIGIKGGLGNVIGDVRSKFGWGAGLHVRKALGYVFSLRGDFNYLNTKGLNFQPSTNYTKNPAWNAYTNQQVFYNYKTNIYDASLQAVFTLNNIRFHRAKTGFNVYAFAGLGGTIFDTKIDALNSSGAAYDFSSIYAKYGPSGYQYKDRKDIRKDLKNILDGKYETEGQEDNGQAKLFGEPFRPNLNFGLGMQFKLSKTISLGIEDKVTLPKTDLLDGNQWQENGRTATAQTRDMDLYNFFSVGLNFAIGGSKSVEPLWWMNPLDYAYNEINKPRHMKLPKPVLDDADGDGVTDQFDNEPNTPAGAPVDSHGVSRDTDGDGVPDYKDKELITPTQCQPVDADGVGKCPPPACCDELREAMKNLTAKPACNVGSLPSVTFKGKSVTLSNDAKALLASAAQQIKSNPDCKIAVVGYCSTNKSEQQLSWDRVNAVITYLVEKEGISSDRFIFKYGEAGGECTTVDLRDGTNEQGPNTVPAPHPNLRRRG; this is encoded by the coding sequence ATGGCAAGCAAAAAGTACACAGGTCTGTTTGGCTTACTATGCCTGCTCGCGTCTGGCTCGTTTGCCCAAATAGGCGGCAGCTACGATGTACAGGATTCCTCTGTAATACCATCAAAAAGACTACCTCAGCACAGTGAATTTATGGCAAACAATTATCCCTTTCCTGCTAAGCCCAGGAACCGTTGGGAAATTGGTATCAAGGGCGGCCTTGGTAATGTAATCGGTGACGTTCGCTCCAAATTTGGCTGGGGCGCTGGCTTACACGTTCGTAAGGCACTGGGTTATGTATTCTCTTTACGTGGTGATTTCAATTACCTGAACACGAAAGGGCTTAATTTCCAGCCTTCCACCAATTACACGAAGAATCCTGCCTGGAATGCTTACACCAACCAACAGGTATTCTACAATTACAAAACGAATATCTACGATGCGAGTTTGCAGGCTGTATTCACACTGAATAACATCCGCTTCCATCGGGCCAAGACCGGATTCAACGTTTACGCGTTTGCCGGTTTAGGCGGAACGATCTTCGATACGAAGATCGATGCCTTGAATAGCAGCGGAGCAGCTTATGACTTCTCCAGCATTTATGCTAAATACGGTCCTTCTGGCTACCAGTATAAAGACCGTAAGGATATCCGCAAGGATTTGAAGAATATCCTGGATGGCAAGTATGAAACAGAAGGTCAGGAAGACAATGGTCAGGCAAAACTGTTTGGTGAGCCTTTCCGTCCCAACCTCAACTTCGGTCTCGGTATGCAATTCAAGCTCAGCAAAACAATCAGCCTGGGTATTGAAGACAAGGTAACCCTCCCCAAGACAGACTTGCTGGATGGTAACCAATGGCAGGAAAACGGCCGTACCGCTACTGCTCAAACAAGGGATATGGATCTCTACAACTTCTTCTCTGTTGGTTTGAACTTTGCCATCGGTGGCAGCAAATCTGTGGAGCCACTGTGGTGGATGAATCCCCTGGATTATGCTTACAACGAGATCAACAAACCCCGTCACATGAAGCTGCCAAAACCAGTTTTGGATGATGCTGATGGCGATGGCGTTACTGATCAGTTTGATAATGAACCCAATACACCAGCTGGTGCACCGGTTGACTCTCATGGTGTAAGCCGTGATACCGATGGTGATGGCGTTCCTGACTACAAGGATAAAGAATTGATCACACCTACTCAGTGCCAGCCTGTTGATGCTGATGGTGTTGGTAAATGTCCTCCTCCAGCTTGTTGCGATGAGCTCCGTGAGGCCATGAAGAACCTGACAGCTAAGCCAGCTTGTAACGTAGGCAGCCTGCCAAGTGTTACTTTCAAGGGTAAATCTGTTACACTGAGCAACGATGCTAAAGCGTTACTGGCCAGTGCAGCTCAACAGATCAAGAGCAATCCTGATTGTAAGATCGCTGTAGTGGGTTACTGCTCTACCAACAAATCCGAGCAACAATTAAGCTGGGATCGTGTAAATGCAGTTATCACTTACCTGGTTGAAAAAGAAGGTATTAGCTCAGATCGTTTCATCTTCAAATATGGTGAAGCCGGTGGTGAATGCACTACTGTTGATCTGCGTGACGGAACTAACGAACAAGGTCCGAACACCGTACCTGCTCCACATCCGAACTTGCGCCGCAGAGGATAA
- the htpG gene encoding molecular chaperone HtpG, giving the protein MQKGTIRVQTENIFPIIKKFLYSDHDIFLRELISNAVDATQKLKTLSSIGEAKGELGELRIDIKLDAEKKTITISDRGVGMTAEEVEKYINQVAFSGAEEFVKKYKGQNENNIIGKFGLGFYSAFMVSDKVEIFTKSFREGATAVRWECDGSPEYTIEDTEKADRGTDIVLYINEESKEFLESARVEAVLRRFCRFLPVPIFFEPKAGEEKKEDSPAPAQINNTQPAWTRKPSELTPEDYQNFYKELYPYHEAPLFWIHVNVDYPFNLTGILYFPKIKQSYEIQKDKIQLYSNQVFVTDEVKDIVPEFLMLLHGVIDSPDIPLNVSRSYLQGDPNVKKINNHITKKVADKLEEIFNKDRASFEDKWDSLGLFVKYGMMTDDKFQEKANKFHIFETASSTASEKKFYTLEELRLATETLQKNKDGKLVILYTTDPVQQDAYIKTAEAKGYIVVKLDTMVDAAFLNQMEQKWSDVHFNRVDADIADNLIDKQENTASVLSKDDEGKLKDLFNIQPANLHVTVEVKGLSVEAPPVVATRPEFMRRMKDMAAMQGPMGAFYANMPDEVTLTVNGNHPIYQGVLAENDQEKQSKTVLNLADLALLSQGLLKGSNLTNFINRSVELMGGEKKGSAVAEEAQ; this is encoded by the coding sequence ATGCAAAAAGGAACGATACGGGTACAAACAGAGAATATATTCCCCATCATTAAAAAATTCCTGTACAGCGATCACGATATTTTCCTTCGTGAGCTGATCAGTAATGCGGTGGATGCCACCCAAAAGCTAAAAACGCTTTCTTCCATTGGTGAGGCCAAGGGAGAACTTGGTGAGCTGAGGATAGACATCAAGTTGGATGCTGAGAAAAAAACGATCACGATCTCCGACAGGGGCGTGGGTATGACTGCCGAAGAGGTGGAAAAATACATTAACCAGGTGGCTTTCAGTGGCGCCGAAGAGTTTGTAAAAAAATACAAGGGCCAGAACGAGAACAATATCATCGGGAAATTTGGTCTTGGCTTTTATTCCGCCTTTATGGTGAGTGATAAGGTAGAGATCTTTACCAAAAGTTTCCGCGAAGGCGCTACGGCTGTACGCTGGGAGTGTGATGGCAGTCCTGAATATACGATCGAGGATACGGAGAAAGCCGACCGCGGTACAGATATCGTATTGTATATCAACGAGGAAAGCAAAGAGTTCCTGGAATCAGCAAGGGTTGAAGCGGTATTGCGCCGTTTTTGCCGCTTCCTGCCTGTGCCCATTTTCTTTGAGCCAAAGGCCGGGGAAGAAAAGAAAGAAGATAGTCCCGCACCTGCACAGATCAACAATACGCAGCCTGCCTGGACACGCAAGCCTTCTGAACTGACGCCCGAAGATTACCAGAACTTCTACAAAGAATTGTATCCCTATCATGAGGCGCCCTTGTTCTGGATCCATGTGAATGTGGATTATCCGTTCAACCTGACGGGTATCCTGTATTTCCCGAAGATCAAGCAGAGCTATGAAATTCAGAAAGACAAGATCCAGTTGTACAGCAATCAGGTATTTGTAACAGATGAGGTGAAGGACATTGTACCGGAATTCCTGATGCTGTTGCATGGTGTGATCGATTCACCGGATATTCCGCTCAACGTGAGCCGCAGTTACCTGCAAGGCGATCCCAATGTAAAGAAGATCAATAACCATATTACCAAAAAGGTAGCGGACAAGCTGGAAGAGATCTTTAATAAAGACCGTGCTTCTTTTGAAGATAAATGGGATAGCCTGGGATTGTTTGTGAAGTATGGGATGATGACGGACGACAAGTTCCAGGAGAAAGCCAATAAGTTTCACATTTTTGAAACTGCTTCTTCCACTGCCAGCGAAAAGAAATTCTATACACTGGAGGAACTGCGCCTGGCCACCGAAACCTTGCAAAAGAACAAGGATGGCAAACTGGTGATCCTCTATACGACCGATCCTGTACAACAGGATGCCTATATTAAAACTGCCGAAGCCAAAGGTTATATTGTTGTGAAGCTGGATACGATGGTCGATGCTGCCTTCCTCAACCAGATGGAGCAGAAATGGAGTGATGTACATTTCAACCGGGTGGATGCAGATATTGCTGATAACCTGATCGACAAGCAGGAAAATACAGCGTCTGTACTGAGCAAAGATGATGAAGGCAAGCTGAAAGACCTGTTCAATATACAGCCGGCCAACCTGCACGTAACCGTGGAAGTGAAAGGATTGAGTGTGGAAGCTCCTCCTGTGGTGGCTACCCGTCCTGAATTCATGCGCCGGATGAAAGACATGGCGGCCATGCAAGGACCCATGGGTGCTTTTTACGCCAATATGCCGGATGAGGTTACACTTACAGTAAATGGTAACCACCCGATATACCAGGGCGTGCTGGCGGAAAATGATCAGGAAAAGCAATCGAAGACAGTGCTTAACCTGGCCGACCTCGCCTTGTTATCCCAGGGATTGTTGAAAGGAAGCAACCTCACCAACTTCATTAACCGCAGTGTAGAACTGATGGGTGGAGAAAAGAAGGGGAGTGCTGTAGCAGAAGAAGCGCAGTAA